The Medicago truncatula cultivar Jemalong A17 chromosome 4, MtrunA17r5.0-ANR, whole genome shotgun sequence genome includes a region encoding these proteins:
- the LOC25494431 gene encoding GATA transcription factor 7, which produces MEVVVAEALKPSLRTESIFQQTICEEILCLNANNVVVGEDFSVDDLLDFSNGEFQHGSVGKEVDVCEEEEEEEHEKNSTTSGSEHERTEDDDNSNSTTFSGAGDGESNSIFAGGLAVPADDVADLEWVSHFVDDSIPELSLLYPVQARSEPEPRPGPTNAYSQLSIIRRKPRTTKTRRPNCNVWIFNPILYSAKKQRKKPEAQTGGAHFQRRCSHCHVQKTPQWRAGPLGPKTLCNACGVRFKSGRLFPEYRPACSPTFSGEIHSNSHRKVLEMRRRKEVDEPVSGLNRIQMVTSW; this is translated from the exons atggaagttgTTGTAGCGGAAGCGTTGAAACCAAGTTTGAGGACAGAATCTATTTTCCAACAAACAATTTGCGAAGAGATTTTGTGTTTGAATGCAAACAACGTTGTTGTCGGAGAAGATTTTTCTGTCGACGACTTGCTTGATTTTTCCAACGGTGAATTTCAGCATGGTTCTGTCGGAAAAGAAGTTGATGTTTgcgaggaagaagaagaggaagaacaTGAGAAAAACAGCACCACCTCCGGTTCTGAACATGAACGAACCGAAGATGACGACAATTCAAATTCCACAACATTTTCCGGCGCCGGAGACGGCGAGTCTAACTCCATTTTTGCCGGTGGTTTAGCAGTTCCG GCAGATGATGTTGCGGATTTGGAATGGGTGTCTCACTTTGTGGACGATTCTATACCAGAACTGTCTCTATTGTATCCAGTTCAGGCCCGGTCCGAACCGGAACCTAGACCGGGCCCAACCAATGCTTATTCCCAACTCTCTATAATCCGCAGAAAGCCTAGAACAACCAAGACAAGAAGGCCCAACTGTAACGTGTGGATTTTCAACCCTATACTCTATTCAGCAAAGAAGCAGAGGAAAAAGCCCGAAGCCCAAACGGGTGGGGCTCATTTTCAACGACGGTGCAGCCACTGCCATGTTCAGAAAACGCCACAGTGGAGAGCCGGTCCGCTTGGACCGAAAACACTATGTAACGCTTGTGGTGTTCGGTTTAAGTCCGGTCGGCTTTTCCCGGAGTATAGACCGGCATGCAGCCCGACGTTTTCCGGTGAAATTCATTCGAACAGCCACCGTAAGGTTTTGGAAATGAGGCGGAGGAAGGAGGTGGATGAACCGGTTTCTGGTCTGAACCGGATTCAAATGGTCACGAGTTGGTGA